The genomic region AGCTGCTtgtattcatttttattattaaaacttagAAGCATCAGAAGCAAGAGCACCTTAGCGTCAGAACACTACCTTGTTGCCTGCAGGGTCGACCGCACAGTCGAGCAGTacccttagtataagattttacgtctcaccaacgttgctagaattagagattcgaaacacaataacgtcaaagtaaaatggaccttggAATTTAAGTCcgaaattcaatgccactgattttaatttcgcaacgtttccacttggagcgctagctgtagatgtgtagacaaaattGAGCTTtcaaacaaggcagttaagatccaggttactataacgcggaagtttttcgacactcgaatactatcaacgttggtgagacataaaatctcgtactaagcgcaCTGTTCATCTGTGTGTATGTTTCACAGTCATTTTATAAAGAAACTTGGTATTAGAGCTGTTAGACTTCATTactttaacaataaaaatattattaaaaccatatagattaattattggtctcgctccgctatTGAAACTTATAACAATGAAGTTAGATCCTATAATTTGGGTggcttgttaaaaataaatgtcaaatgagctcaatGAGTTGGCGAATTAGTAGGCTGGAgggaaaaatacttttttatcaaaagaggaaaatcaaagagtttccacgagatttttgtAAACctaaatcttcttcttctttctcttTCTTGTATGTAATGaacagtttaaaaataaataaaaaatacactttaaaaAATGCCTTTCTAGCAGGGGATCCATGCATGCTTACGGGCAGGGTGAAACCTACCTGTAGTTTTTGCAAAACTATACGAGGCTCGTTCCTCAGCTTGAGTAACTTCTACTCCTTGAGTCGCGTGTAAATAACTTCGAGAAGCTGTTCCTCGACCTTTTTGATCCTCATATGAAGAGATTCGAGAAATATCTTCTCTTTCTTCTGGTATCGGCGATAATCCTAAAAAAACAGTATTCAATCATGTTAGTAAAAAAAACGACCTATTTTAttcccggaataaaaaaaaattatatcatctctagaaataatttttaattttatatgaaactagctgacctggcgaacttcgtaccgcctaacagtcttttctttaaaagaaaaatgttgCTTTTAGACTTTTGCCTTACCagaacccctccactaacacttaaactttatggtatggtattaaagttcaaattgacttttaagtattattatgaatCTTTTGtttgggaatatagaaaagtgttgtttttagactttttcagccattttcttaaatttttctctccgtaagaatcatcctcgtacttcagatttgcgcttagcaaacacattcagcgattcatttttatataattatagagATTTCTCATTTATTTCTGCGAGATAGTATACTTTTATGAGTATTGAAACTTATAAAGGCTTTCAACAAGGTTTTCCAAAACTTTAACCCACGTAAACATAGTTGCTAGAAAAAGCAAGCATGAATTAATATTATGAGCACAGATTATTTCACCTGGGGTTTTTGCAACTTACGGTATATAACGTCTCGTTCGGTTTCTTTTTCAGGCGAACCATTACTATTTCCATCTTCATCTGTTCCATTTTCAGaatcattattttcattatcaGTGTCTTGTCTATCTGCAAAATTACCAATATCAAAATATAgttgataatattagtatttaagtGCTCTGTAattgttgataatgataatgatgaatctTAGTATCAATCGGATTAATATCAGTTTTAATGAATACTAGCTTAtccgaattttcaaaaatcctttcttagcgggtgcttacgtcataatagctatctgcatgccgaatttcagcccgatctttccagtagtttgagctgtgcgttgatagatcagtcagtcagtcagtcaccttttccttttatattgtgtttttacctactaagtatatttagtttaaaataacctacatttagttcaatgttgttagtttatataagtaagtattgttatttagctttaagtattataccattaaattaatgtgctacgtgtacctatctactgtcgacggcattggtgtacggaaaaacttatgatttaaagtttatgattacacctaatcctaaataaataaattatttatttatttatttattatttatttatatatttagattaaagattaataGATAAACATAGAACCCCTTGATTACCTTCAGTTGGATGATACGAAGTAGCTTTAGCTCTCCCTGAAATTGGAAAACACGGAGAAACTACTCGATCCTCACGAGGAGAGATTGGGACATCTTGATCCTCATTTGGAGAGATGCTATCTTCACGACCCGTTGTATCTTCAATAGAATCAGATTCTTCTGCAGTTTCTACGAGTGTCATCCTCGACGCTTGAGCAGGAGGAGTAAAGTCGTGCAACTCTTCATGTATAGTTCTTTTTATAGGAATAATATCGGTAAGCCTTGAGCTTCGACGAAATCTCATTGCTTCAGGAGTTGCTGTAACTTCGGTCTCTTTGCTTGCGTCTGCAAAATAAATAAGTGtctaaccattgacttatatagtacttcgtaaggacaggccCATTGagcaagcaaaatggcaccgattcactggttctaaaatgtttatttagcaccaatgcaacctcagtgacgtctggatttgaAATGGGTCGTtgattagtatctaagaggtggcgctgatttattctgttccaaaaccgtgaaaaattttgttcgcttgggcatatcttgtcatttatatcgatgtgtcCAACAGTCCCTAATCGTTAATTAAGATtgagctaaaacgagacagatttatgtgagagatatagctctgtctcgttttaactaaacttaagtaacgattaagcgactctgagtacggctgtaagtaatACATATCGATTTTTGAACCCTTGTGGTTCCGTTCAGTCCATCTTCCATCTGTCCATGTGTCACAGCCATTTGATAAAGGAACTTAAAACAGGTTAGTGCTgtaagggcctgtttcacaacctccagataagctttatctaacgaataaatttgacgttatgacagtttttgtattgaaaatccGTCAAAGTGTCATATTTATCCGATAGATAAAGTATATCTGGCGATTGTGAAACAGACCCttagtgttttatttttattaattgaacTCATAGCAATATAAGATTCTATGATTTTAGTTACCTGgcagagatcactttagtgacaAGATCACTTTTTGTGTAtccattatttattatgtacccatattataaatgcgaaagtatatttgtttgtttgcaataaactacttaaataaataaaattaacaaaaaaccggtcaagtgcgaatcggactcacacatgaagggttccgtgccatcgtacaagatatttacaAGATATTAGCCACCTACCAAGCACTTTTATGTagactgcgccatctatatgtgatttagtaaattaatttttcgtaaacacattttaattttttatgtgatgaaattcacggttttcggattttttccttcacttgtgctataagacctacctacctgtcaaactTCAAGATTCTaagccaacgggaagtaccctatatattttcttgacagacacgacagacagacggacagacggatagacggacagatagcgaagtgatcctataagggttccttttttcctttttaggtacggaaccctaaaaagcgcaCTTTCGAAAATGCCTATCCTAGCAGCAGATGCTTGTATGCTTACGGGTTGGGTGAAACCTACCTGTAGTCTTTGCAAGACTGTCCGAGGCGCGTCCCTCGTCTCGAATAGAACCGTTAATGCTAGCTTCTCCACGTCCTTCAGTAACCTGTAAATAACTTCGAGAAGCTCTTTCTCGAGCTTGTTGACCCTCATATAAAGAAATTCGAGAAAAATCTTCTCTTACTTCTTGTATCGGTGATAATCCTAAAATAAACAGTAAATTTTAATCATGTAATTTGAAAACGTCTCATTTCATTCCCGGAATGAAAGTTGGTATATTGTATCCAAGAAGTAATTTAACTTTATACGAAACTAGCTAACGCCCGCGACTtgatccgcgtggactacacaaatttcaaacccctatttcaccctcttaggggttgaattatcaaaaatcctttcttagcgcatgcctacgtcataatagctatctgcatgccaaatttcagcccgatctgtccagtagtttgagctgtgcgttgatggatcagtcagtcagtcagttagtcagtcaccttttccttttatatatttagatttcgtaGAATTCGGTTTAATCGTTGACTCAGCTGATTTCAACGACGTTTCTTATTTATTTCTTGGAGATAGAATACCTACATTTCGGAACAACAAAGGCTCCCCCCGCAGGGTTTTCCACAACTTTAACCCATGTAAACATAGTTGCTAGATCAATCAAGAATGAATTAATTATGTAAGCACAAATTATTTTACCTGGGGTTTTTGCAGTATGGTAAATAAtgtcagtaaaataaataacttcttGTTCGGTGTCTTTTTCAGGCGAACCATTACTATTTCCTTCTTCACCTGTTCCATTTTCAGAAACATCATTTTCAGTGTCTTGTCTATAagcgcgaaagtgtgtttgtttgttggtatatgGGTTtatgggtttgttggtttgttggttttgttggtttgttggtttgttggtttgttggtttgttggtttgttgatttattgttttgttggtttgtccttcaaccacgtcgcaacggtgcaacggattgacgtgattttttgcatgggtatagataaagacctggagtgtgacaggctttttatcccggaaaattaaagagttcccacgggattttaaaaaacctaattccacgcggacaaaattgcgggaatcagctaattaattatataaacgCAGATTATTTCACCTGGGACTTTTGCAGTACGGTAAATAACGTCTCCTTCAGCTTTATTTTCAGGCGAACCATTATCATTTCCTTCTTCATCTGTTCCATTTTCGGAATCATCATTTTCATTATCAGTGTCTTGTCTATCTGCAAAATTACGAATAATgagtacccttactataaatccgaaagtgtgtttgtttgttggtttattagtttgttggtttgtccttcaatcacgtcgcaacggtgtaacggaatGACGTGGTTTTTGTAtggggtatagataaagacctggagagtgacataggccactttttatcccggaaaatcaaagagctcccacgtgatttttaaaaacctaattccacgcgaacgaagtcgcaagcatcagctagtaatttaatataattaacaaTCTTAGCAGCAATAggattaatataattatgtttcaATTAATATCAATAGAAAAACATCGAGAACCTTGTTTACCTTCAGTTCGATTATGCGAAGTAGCTTTAGCTCTCCCTGAGATTTTGAAACACGGAGAAACTTCTCGACCCTCAAGAGGAGAGATTGGGACATCTCGATCCTCATTCGGAGAGATGCCATCTTCACGACgcgttgtattttcaaaaggaTCGGATTCCTCAGCAGTTTCTACGAGTGTCATCCTCGACGCTTGCGTCGGAGGAGTAAACTCATGCAAGTCTTCATGTATAGTTCTTTTTATAGGAATAATGTCGAAGCTTTGTTTACGTCTCATCGTTTCAGGAGTTGCTGTAACTTCAGTCTGATTGCTTGCGTCTGCAAAATAAATAAGTGTCTCTAATATATTGCGGTAGTTATCTTGATTTTTTAGGTCCCATAGTTTCTTTTAGATGTTATTCActgcaagtctgattgcagccaagcactagtctataaatttatataaaaaacctaCCCGTAGTCTTTGCCAGACTGTCCGAGGGTCGTCCCTCTTCTTGAGTAGAATCCTTTATGCTCACTTCTACACTTCCTTCAGTAACTTGTAAATAACTTCGAGAAGCTGTTTCTCGACTTTTTTGACCACCCTCTTGTAAAGAAATTCGAGAAAATCTTGGGAAAAAATCTTCGCTTTCTTCTGGTACTGGTGATAATcctaaaataaatagtattcaatcatgtaatgtaaaaaaatggtGTCTTGATTACTGTTTAATTCCCGGGATGAAAGACGgtataaatataataggtagaAAATATATTGTCTCCAagaagtaatttaatttaatacgcATTGAAATCCGTCGAACAGTTAACATAAAGTTTCTGTTTTGTTTCTTGGAGTTATTACATCTTCATCTTAGAATAATAAAGGCTCCCCGCAGGgtttttcaaaactttaatccaCGGGGACATAGTCGCTAGACAAAAGAAGCATGAATTAATCATATAAGCACATATATTATTTCACCTGATCTTCTTGCAACACCATGAGTAACATCTCGTTCGCGATCTTTTTCAGGCGAGGCATTACCGTTTCCTTCTTCATCTGTTCCCATTTCGGTATCATCATTTTCATCATTAGTGTCTTGTCTTACTACAAAATTACCAACAACATAAGTTATAACATGATTAATAATCTTAGTATCAATCGGATTAATATTAGCAAGCATGAATTAAATATAGAAGCACATATATTATTTCACCTGAGCTTCTAGCcatccattccattccattccattctagCCAGCCACCATGAGTAACATCTCGTTCGGGAACTTTTTCAGGCGAGGCATTACTGTTTCCTTCTTCATCTGTTCCTATTTCGGCATCATCATTTTCATCATTAGTGTCTTGTCTTACTACAAAATTACCAACAACATAAGTTATTAATCTTATTATCAATCAGATTAATATCAGCAAGCATGAatgacccttattataaatgcgaaagtgtgtttgtttgttggtttattggtttgttggtttattggtttgttggttttttggtttgtccttcaatcacgtcgcaacggagcaacggatcgacgtgattttttgcacggttatagtttaaaacctggagagtgacataggctactatttatcccggaaatcaaagagctcccaagagattttcaaaaccctaaatccacgcgtatgaagtcgcaggcatcagctagttcattcATAATGTTTTTAGTTATTAACTCACCTGGTCTTTCCAATTCTTCTTCGACCGATCTTTCAATGtttctttcatcatcattatgcaTCTCAGCTTCATATCTTTCCACGATTGAGTCAACAGAACTTGTACCGTCGtcgattttcaaaatatattttttgtagagGTTAGCCATTGATTTGTCTAACTTGTCATATACTTCTTTTGGTTCATCGTATTGGTATTTCTTTTCTACCTCTATGATCAATTCAGGTAAAGTATCGCTGGGTGACTCATAAGAGTCAATCGGACTTTCTCTTGGCACATATGGAGTCACCTCACGACTTTCATGTGAAGAGAATGTGCTTAGAGAATAATCGTGTTCATCTTCTGACGCCAGTGATGTAACTAAAACCACAGAAATCATAGTAAACTGTATATAAGTGGTATGTATGCGTGAAACTGTCGCCGCTCCGAGTAGGtatatagctcagcgggttcatcatcatggtcaactcattaccggcccactactgagccgggtctcctctcagagtgagaagggtttaggccatagtcatCCGCcaatacggattggcagacttcacacacctttgagaacatggagaactctcaggcatacatgtttcctcacgatgttttccttcaccgttaaagcaagtgatatttaattgttttaaaaacacaTAATTCCGataagttagtggtgcgtgcccgggatcaaacccccgacctcccgaaaagaaggcggacgtcttaaccagtaggctatcgCCACTCAGCGGTTTGCGaagttgaaatggcaatgggcagggtatcTAGTTAAAAACCGATAGAAATTAAggtcccaaagtgctagaatggcgacctcgcacaaGAAAGCATGGGGTTAGTAGAccccgtagatagaataataggtagatttaagtactgtgtaaccgcgtatgagatagcgatagcacgacgtaacgatgaataacacgacaattattaccattgttttgtagtcaatatttgtattaaccgatcgacaatatttgtattaaacgttttttatgtgaaaacaagtaaataactcatgagaaatacaattacgccacgagttctcaaagtttgtttcgcaactaaagttgcatgccttgtatgtaagttgtatgtattcttgaaaaaaaccagtcacacgataagggacaaaaaataggttatctgcgtctctgtttataacattagtaactttatctgtgctctctttttagtgtgaatgagaaagcaaacgttcatgtatctacctttattactctatctacggtagACCCCCActtggacagacgacatcagacgccACAGTACTGtgatccctattaatctgtgctgtggcgtgtggaagtggCTACAAGAGGCTTTTGTGTCGCTTTGTAACGCAGTAAGCGGCTCGGCTCGCTGCATTAACTCTACTTGCATtgcatgtttatttatttatttattttgtttatttgaatgtTTACCAACagcgtaattacataattattatttaaatctaaatctagttttaacagaaggccacaagagattacttaaaattataatgaaaactgtttcaacagaatagatttagaataaatgtatttacaacaataaaattacaacagtgtgtgtatgcgtgtgtgtgtgtgtgtgtgtgtgtgtgtgtgtgtgtgtgtgtgtgtgtgtgtttataCCATGGTGCTGCCACAttgtatttataaaatgttttaaacattactaaatatgtaggtacctacgaaaaaaatatataaaagagaaataccactcactcactgactgactgactaatcacgaaatctcagaaactataaaccctacaaacttgaaatttggaaggtaggttctttcttgctaagaaacggttttgaaaaattcccccctaagggtgcgaaagggggggtcgaaggttgtatgaaagtcctatgtttttggagttagagacgtgaaaatcgacaaggttattggctttaaataataaaaatctgtttagttCAATTTGGGCAATTCCCCCGTTAAGGGTGGTAGAttaggggggcaatgtttttatagaaaagttttaacgattgttatttttacttgaaatttgaaatgtaggctatttatagggggtaggtatcagataagaaaggatctaagtaaattccccccccccccctaagggagtaaaatgggggtggaagggttatagATATGAAAATCctgtgtttttgaagttagagatatgaaaattggcatgtaggtaagtgaggccttttgcagcgggaaaatttcagatctcatgagaaaccagtacgcggacgaagtcgcgggcatttgcTAGTTATGAATAAAAGAACAGCGCTGTTAGCTGTTATACAACAACTTACCTGAAATAAATGCAAATAGCAAAAGCTttcctatattatgtatttaaaaaaacaactgatcgaatatttacaaaaaacctaaatgaatATGTTAATGTGCCCTCTTCCCTACAAACTAGTATCACAGATTTCAAGGCTGTGCTAGTATTGTCAACCGTATGAATGTTTTTCTGTAAGTActactatattttttactacctacctgcataattatttttgtaacattAATGTTAAATACATATTAAGCATAAGATTGTAACACTTAGGGgagaaatctatagagcgcactctgacttagcttagacttaagacagagttaaaacgagacagagctatgtctctctcataaatctgtctcgttttaactcaatcttaagtctgagcaaagtcaaagtgcgctctatagatctcagccttagatacCTAAGTACCAGTTGTGATTCTCGATATTTAAGTGAACTATTgcatgtttgtatgtatgtatattctttattgcaccacacaaatgacaggttacaaaaaataaatcttaaaaagtaggtacataaaggtaggtaggtagataggtatagtatatagaatggtaggtaggtagtccaTCGCCGGCTAGTGAGCCGCGAATGGGTTGATAATATTGattaagcacgggtctcctctcagtatgagaagggtttggccaatagtccaccacactggcacggtttggcagacttcacacaccttggagaacattatggagaactcccaggcattttcctcacgatgttttccttcacagtttaAGGAAGTAATAAGTAAACTAAATAgttgattaaaacgcacataacttcaaaaagtgcatccccgggatcgaacttccgatctcccgaataggaggcctaTCACGGCTATTGACAAAAAGCTTTAATGTGTAGGCAAGGAACAACCAAGTTTCATAGTGCAATCGTTGTTCGcgagtatattattatagtaacatttcgtaaattacctacctacattttacctacttatgatTGCAAATATACCGAAAGAAAATGGCCACTCCGAGCGATAGCATTTTAATCTTTACTagcttatataatataatatatgcataattttttttttttataacgaatataagccatgttaaatgactaatattcccctttcctctccaactaagcaacaagcttgtgctaggagtaggtacgacaatagtgcaacgggtgaggtttaaaccgtcgacctttcggttttcagttcactcctccTTTAcctattgagctattgaggctcttaaataaataaattaaccaacttaggggtgaaatttcgaaaaatcctttcttagtgggtacCTACTTTTTGCACAAatcacaccctccaaatttcatgtctctacgACCAGCGGTTTAGTTGTATGTTGATACATAAGTCAGTCataactttgaattttatacatatattactagcttatgctcatgacttcgtccgcgtggactacacaaattccgaacccctattttacccccgcaggggttgaatttttaaaaatcctttctaagcggatgcctacgttataatagctatctgcatgcaaaattttagcccgatccgtccagtagtttgagctgtgcgttgatagatcagttagtcagtcagtcaccttttccttttagatattAAGAATACTGATTTTAACCTTACAACTTAGGTACTCAATATGCGAAGCTCCCTATAGCGGAGATTAAACTGTCTCTACAAAAAAGCTTTGCAGTTAATGAGCTAAATAAATCTCTACAAATTTCACCTTTTTTTATCTCTACTTGTAAAACTACTTACATAGCTCGTAGTCACTCATTCTTCTTTCTTCTACTCTTTTCTATCGTAGGTACGACTCCTTTTGAAGAACCCTTCGCGTTGCCTCGTGGTATTTTACacacaaaatagttaaaaagtattaatttttaatacaggaaaattttcttatatatttttaaatgcggGTAGGGTAAATGCTTACGCATGAATCTCGGAATAACAGATGAATCTCAAATGAACACGTAACATGTTAAAATATCAGTGTTACCATTTACGAGTTTTATTTAACCCTAGTATTGTTTGAATTCAATTTAAAttaccctaaaaaataaaatatataataataaaatattaaaaggcattccgaaccagtggtagatgcatccgactattcgaaagtacttgtaaaagtttattcgaataaaaaagatttttattttatttatttatttatttaataagtaccCTAACTTAGATCGCAtagttacatacctactataataatattcctAGGTACATCAGTGATATAAATTCAGAGATGACAAGGATCAATTGGCttctaatccatactagtattataaatgcgaaagtgtgtctgtctgtctgctagcttttcacggcctatccgttaaactgatttttaagaaacttggtacaaagatagcttgcatcccggggaaggacataggctcctttttattctggaaaatttaagagttctgatgggatttttaaaaaccaaaacttactgcggacaaagtcgcgggcatcacccaGTAAgctataaacttaaaataagtCAATGGGTACTTCTacaacttcagtctagtgctgaggTCCTAAAATGGCGGCGAAGGAGGGAAGGAGAGAGAGAAAAAGAGGCCCTAAGCCATCATCGTCGTCATCAACCTATCACCAGCCTACTACAGAGAAGATGATGTCTCCTCGCAGAATGAGTAGGGCTTGGCAAACGCCCTTAGTCGTTCCTAACATTAATCGTTTTGCCCTAAATAGAGCGAAAATCGAAATCCATAAAAGTGGAAACACTGCTTTATCAGTATTCGGTGTcgctattattttttatttggtgTTGCTTCTTCAGAATTAGCTAGAAGTTTCTTTGGAAACGACTTCCCGCAAATTGCTcttgcgcgtggccgccattttagtgacgtcagcactagactgaagtttcgagctcatggtatatttttatttcggctgacgtcaaaattacgtcatatcGATGTTAATGAGTCATGGTTCCAGcaaaatagcaatttgcggaacttatacctaaaaaactttttaattacgtaaaaaaatactttattattaaaaaacgcgccatttttttaaaacttaatgtCAAtctttatgtcaaaagtacgatttcagaggtgaaccgtacttttgatataacagatgacccatagagtaaaaatggcgcatgagaagtcattttgtacggactacacTTTAGCTTCAACacacaataatattgtaattattttcacCGGTCTCCTGCCCGGACCTGCAAATCGTACTTATTGGGAACAGagaaacgggtaacattggtaGGATAGCGggggtttttactttttaagatACCATCTTAGTTTTGTGTAAATGtgatacctatattttgtaaaatcagGTGTTCCCAAAGGTTtctaaataaattacaatagttagagcgatcacgcacccAACCGattcgaatccgtgaaaatacggatatataaaaaatatcaacgTCAATGTCATAAGCTATCATACAAatagttcaattttttttattcagatataagttagcccttgactgcaatctca from Maniola hyperantus chromosome 16, iAphHyp1.2, whole genome shotgun sequence harbors:
- the LOC117989788 gene encoding serine-rich adhesin for platelets-like → MISVVLVTSLASEDEHDYSLSTFSSHESREVTPYVPRESPIDSYESPSDTLPELIIEVEKKYQYDEPKEVYDKLDKSMANLYKKYILKIDDGTSSVDSIVERYEAEMHNDDERNIERSVEEELERPVRQDTNDENDDAEIGTDEEGNSNASPEKVPERDVTHGGWLEWNGMEWMARSSVRQDTNDENDDTEMGTDEEGNGNASPEKDRERDVTHGVARRSGLSPVPEESEDFFPRFSRISLQEGGQKSRETASRSYLQVTEGSVEVSIKDSTQEEGRPSDSLAKTTDASNQTEVTATPETMRRKQSFDIIPIKRTIHEDLHEFTPPTQASRMTLVETAEESDPFENTTRREDGISPNEDRDVPISPLEGREVSPCFKISGRAKATSHNRTEDRQDTDNENDDSENGTDEEGNDNGSPENKAEGDVIYRTAKVPGLSPIQEVREDFSRISLYEGQQARERASRSYLQVTEGRGEASINGSIRDEGRASDSLAKTTDASKETEVTATPEAMRFRRSSRLTDIIPIKRTIHEELHDFTPPAQASRMTLVETAEESDSIEDTTGREDSISPNEDQDVPISPREDRVVSPCFPISGRAKATSYHPTEDRQDTDNENNDSENGTDEDGNSNGSPEKETERDVIYRLSPIPEEREDISRISSYEDQKGRGTASRSYLHATQGVEVTQAEERASYSFAKTTDASKETVVTATPEAMRRRRSSKISPIKMTIFEDFGFTPPTQASRMTLVETAEESEESDYIENTTVREHVAILPIEDQDVRISPNEVQDVPISPNEYQDIPIPPGRQDDNDNGDAEKGTGEEGNTGKKAHLLDMTAKKQTIRASPKIFDELRNSPLDENEMERDFIYGLARIPALSPIPEVTEECSQISLRERRKRSRNSLRGGPEIARSSSSGGQEITESLSSGHQEIARRTSSGGQVIARSSSSRRPEIARSSSSGGQEIAKSSSSGRPEIARSSSSGGQEIAKSSSSGRPEIDISSSSGGQEIAKSSSSGRPEIAGGQKIARSSSSGRLEIARSSSSVGQEIAKSSSCGGQEIARSSSSERQTIVRSSSSESQEISRSSSSGGQEIAKSLSSGGQKTASQSYSYVGEEGEDVSVHCSTQDEGRASESLAKASDASIEADATTSSLTASGVRRRTSRGTSIIPAKRTKYDESRTAHVENIPDVSPCIPVVRREVSGLTFTPLVTSSPESPLSELITEVEEKRVNDESEEFYEDLERMMVKLYRKYILKNDHLDSDDSAVRKYSIFGQPNLSSEDSN